The proteins below are encoded in one region of Nitrospira sp.:
- the asnB gene encoding asparagine synthetase B → MCGIAGILGPSTPDMMGRMLNALVHRGPDDHGHFRAPGVAIGARRLKVIDPGGGHQPLSNENGTVWVALNGEIYNYRSLREDLIHKGHRFRTECDTEVLAHLYEEEGPDGITRLRGMFAYMLWDQRAQRLVVARDRLGIKPLYYAVHHQTEAGKADLIAASELPALVTALREPRLRRDALVDYLTWLYVPAPDTIYEGVHQLLPGHQLICDQGAVQVRRYASIEPAYPGFSWSSIEEAAEHFYGLFRDAVRAHLASDVPLGLFLSGGLDSSAILAMMREATPGPIKTFSVGYGHEADRSYNELAVAHDVARRFETDHTEAVLRPDITALLPKVVRAMGEPFADSSSIPTYLVSEMARRRVTVALSGVGGDELFGGYPRHLGMRLAARYQWLPIAVRGAFSSLGSAMLPEGVDGRDNLGRLKRFLRWGTEPLADQYGAWTTHLPQEWGWRALHDDLALSSETQAVARARHYFEAWHSPDPADRAMGVDLQTYLPDDLLRLGDRMSMAHSLELRVPFCDHHLLAFALSLPASLRFRGSRLKGFLRHAFRHTLPPSVVDGPKLGFRVPLARWFKEDLAGMVGDLLGEQAVRQRGILRPAYVRWLVEEHRSGRRNLTDQLYAALVLELWMRQQAGTI, encoded by the coding sequence ATGTGCGGCATCGCGGGCATACTGGGACCGTCTACACCCGACATGATGGGGCGAATGCTCAATGCCCTCGTGCACCGAGGACCGGACGACCACGGCCACTTTAGGGCACCGGGCGTCGCCATCGGCGCACGACGGCTCAAGGTCATTGACCCCGGCGGCGGGCATCAACCCCTCTCGAACGAAAACGGCACGGTCTGGGTGGCGCTCAACGGGGAAATCTACAATTACCGATCTCTACGGGAAGACCTGATTCACAAAGGGCACCGCTTTAGAACCGAATGCGACACCGAGGTTCTGGCGCATCTCTACGAAGAAGAGGGTCCCGACGGAATCACCCGTCTGCGCGGGATGTTCGCCTACATGCTGTGGGACCAACGCGCTCAACGCCTCGTGGTCGCCCGAGATCGTCTCGGCATCAAACCGCTCTATTATGCGGTCCACCACCAGACTGAAGCCGGCAAAGCGGACCTCATCGCGGCATCGGAACTGCCGGCGCTCGTCACCGCTTTGCGAGAGCCACGGTTGCGACGCGATGCGCTCGTCGATTACCTCACATGGCTCTACGTGCCGGCACCGGATACCATCTACGAGGGCGTGCACCAACTCTTGCCGGGACATCAACTCATCTGTGACCAGGGCGCCGTCCAAGTCCGGCGGTACGCCTCCATCGAACCGGCCTATCCTGGGTTTTCATGGTCGTCCATCGAAGAAGCGGCCGAACACTTCTACGGATTGTTTCGGGATGCCGTCCGGGCACATCTCGCCAGCGACGTCCCGCTGGGGCTCTTTCTCTCCGGGGGACTTGACTCGAGCGCCATCCTCGCGATGATGCGCGAAGCAACGCCGGGGCCGATCAAGACCTTCTCCGTCGGATACGGACACGAAGCGGACCGCTCGTATAACGAACTAGCGGTCGCGCACGACGTCGCCCGCCGTTTTGAGACGGACCATACGGAAGCAGTGCTTCGACCGGACATCACCGCGCTCTTACCCAAGGTCGTACGCGCGATGGGCGAGCCCTTCGCCGATTCCTCGTCGATTCCAACGTATCTGGTCTCCGAGATGGCCAGGCGACGGGTCACCGTCGCCCTGTCGGGAGTCGGCGGCGACGAATTGTTCGGAGGGTACCCTCGCCATCTGGGTATGCGCCTGGCCGCGCGGTATCAATGGCTGCCGATCGCCGTCCGTGGGGCCTTCTCCTCCCTGGGCTCTGCGATGTTGCCGGAAGGCGTCGACGGCCGTGACAATCTAGGCCGGCTGAAGCGCTTCCTACGCTGGGGCACCGAGCCGCTGGCGGATCAGTACGGTGCCTGGACCACGCATCTTCCCCAAGAGTGGGGATGGCGGGCGCTTCATGACGATCTCGCCCTTAGCTCCGAGACCCAGGCTGTGGCTCGCGCCCGACACTATTTCGAGGCCTGGCATTCCCCCGATCCGGCGGATCGAGCCATGGGCGTCGACCTCCAGACGTACCTTCCCGACGACCTCCTGCGGCTTGGCGACCGTATGAGCATGGCGCATTCGCTCGAACTGCGGGTGCCGTTTTGCGACCATCACCTTCTGGCCTTCGCCTTGAGTCTGCCGGCATCACTTCGATTCCGCGGCTCACGGTTGAAGGGTTTCCTTCGCCATGCGTTTCGACACACGCTCCCACCTTCGGTCGTGGATGGCCCAAAGCTCGGATTCCGCGTACCCCTTGCACGCTGGTTCAAAGAGGATCTGGCCGGTATGGTCGGAGACCTGCTCGGAGAGCAGGCCGTGCGCCAGCGCGGTATCCTCCGTCCCGCCTATGTACGATGGCTGGTCGAGGAGCACCGTTCGGGGCGGCGGAACCTGACGGACCAGCTGTATGCCGCGCTCGTGCTGGAGCTGTGGATGCGCCAACAGGCAGGAACCATATGA
- a CDS encoding glycosyl transferase family 1, whose product MKADSTMSPIKVIHVITRLDQGGSARNTMLTVLGHDRAHYTPIVIAGKPGRWTAQGGEEATHHNAHRLLSAGVRCLLLDTLVRHVSPLDDLRALWRIWNVFLEERPAVVHTHTSKAGAIGRVAAWLAGVPTIIHTPHGHVFYGHFGRGLSWVFLQLERLLALITTHAIALTDAERRDYLDRNVGTPSLWSVIPSGIDREPFQATATTPKRRPVFFGCPEDAVVVGSVGWLTEIKGHRTLIEAIAEVAPAHPRVHLVLVGTGHLHDDYVQLADWLGIRDRVHLIGHQEDVPACLAGMDIFVLPSLNEGMGRALVEAMAACLPVIATRVGGVPGVLEDRRTGLLVPPADSGALARALVTHLQNPARARDMGLAAGLSIGTHYDVAWMVPAIESIYEAVRPRPDIRKAPAW is encoded by the coding sequence ATGAAAGCCGATAGCACGATGTCGCCGATCAAAGTCATCCACGTCATCACCAGACTCGACCAGGGCGGATCGGCGCGCAACACAATGCTGACCGTGTTAGGACACGATCGCGCGCACTACACCCCCATCGTCATCGCTGGAAAGCCAGGTCGATGGACGGCCCAAGGCGGAGAGGAAGCCACTCATCACAACGCACACCGTCTGCTATCGGCCGGAGTCCGCTGTCTGCTCTTGGACACCTTGGTTCGTCACGTCAGTCCACTGGATGACCTTCGTGCACTATGGAGAATCTGGAACGTGTTCTTGGAGGAACGGCCTGCCGTCGTTCATACGCACACGTCCAAAGCCGGCGCCATCGGACGCGTGGCGGCGTGGTTGGCCGGGGTCCCGACGATCATCCACACGCCGCACGGTCACGTGTTTTACGGTCATTTCGGCCGTGGGCTATCCTGGGTCTTTTTGCAATTGGAGCGGCTGCTGGCGTTGATTACGACTCATGCCATTGCCTTGACCGACGCCGAACGCCGCGACTACCTTGATCGGAACGTCGGTACTCCCTCTCTCTGGAGCGTCATCCCGAGCGGCATCGACCGAGAACCCTTCCAAGCAACCGCTACGACTCCCAAGCGGCGCCCCGTCTTTTTTGGATGTCCGGAGGATGCCGTGGTCGTCGGATCCGTCGGATGGCTGACCGAGATTAAGGGACATCGCACCCTCATCGAAGCCATCGCCGAAGTCGCCCCGGCCCATCCGCGCGTGCATCTCGTACTGGTCGGCACCGGTCACCTCCACGACGACTATGTGCAATTGGCGGACTGGTTGGGCATTCGTGATCGCGTGCACCTGATCGGACATCAAGAGGACGTGCCGGCCTGTCTCGCCGGCATGGACATTTTTGTGCTGCCGTCGCTCAACGAAGGAATGGGGCGGGCGCTGGTGGAAGCCATGGCCGCGTGCTTGCCGGTCATCGCAACGAGAGTCGGCGGCGTTCCCGGTGTGCTGGAGGATCGGCGAACCGGCTTGCTCGTGCCTCCTGCCGATTCCGGCGCCTTGGCCCGCGCCCTCGTGACACACTTGCAGAACCCCGCGCGCGCTCGGGACATGGGGCTGGCTGCCGGTCTCAGTATCGGCACGCACTACGACGTCGCCTGGATGGTGCCGGCCATCGAATCGATCTACGAGGCTGTCCGGCCCCGGCCGGACATACGAAAGGCACCGGCGTGGTAA
- a CDS encoding glycosyl transferase family 1, protein MNTIRVGFDGRELQPGVRTGIGRYLREVLRAGERAGWDCIVYGDRSTALPADIAALPLKRLRPRLSQWWDQISLPRSLARDRVSVFLSPYYKGPIRAACPTVITIHDLLFIEYPGRRRPVYDWVMTRLACLYADTAHAIIADSEYSKRAIVTRLGMAADKITVIPVALGSEFRPMTPSDTVSATYELRAPYILTVGNFLPHKNMPRLVEAYSRLPATLRGRYRLVLAGRPNDHASALARTIETLGLSNRVSFPGPIADEDLPALYAGASLFVFPSLEEGFGLPALEALACGTPVAASNRASIPEVVDTAAMLFDPEDVGAMTVAMEQILTDHDLRERLRRDGLAQAQRFTAERTTGQVIRLIERVAAEAA, encoded by the coding sequence ATGAACACCATCCGAGTCGGATTCGACGGTCGTGAGTTGCAGCCCGGCGTCCGTACGGGGATCGGACGGTACCTCCGCGAAGTGTTGCGAGCGGGCGAGCGGGCTGGCTGGGACTGCATCGTGTACGGCGATCGCTCCACGGCTCTCCCAGCCGACATCGCCGCGCTGCCCTTGAAACGATTGAGGCCGCGCCTAAGCCAGTGGTGGGATCAGATCAGCCTGCCGCGCTCGCTGGCTCGCGACCGGGTTTCAGTTTTTCTCTCGCCGTATTATAAGGGTCCGATACGGGCCGCCTGCCCAACCGTCATTACGATTCACGATCTGTTGTTCATCGAATACCCCGGGCGGCGGCGCCCCGTGTACGACTGGGTCATGACCCGCTTGGCTTGTCTGTATGCCGACACCGCTCATGCCATCATCGCCGATTCGGAATACTCCAAACGTGCCATCGTCACACGGCTCGGGATGGCCGCCGACAAAATCACGGTGATTCCCGTGGCGCTCGGATCCGAGTTTCGGCCAATGACTCCTTCCGATACCGTGTCCGCCACATATGAATTGCGTGCTCCCTACATCTTGACCGTCGGGAATTTTCTTCCGCACAAGAACATGCCGCGTCTGGTGGAAGCGTACTCCCGCCTGCCGGCGACGTTGCGCGGCCGCTACCGTCTCGTCCTGGCGGGCCGTCCAAACGACCATGCGTCGGCGCTGGCCCGCACGATCGAGACGCTCGGTCTGTCCAATCGCGTGTCGTTCCCCGGCCCTATTGCAGACGAGGACTTGCCGGCCCTGTATGCAGGCGCCTCGCTGTTCGTCTTTCCGTCGCTGGAGGAGGGCTTCGGCTTACCCGCACTTGAAGCGCTCGCCTGCGGAACGCCCGTAGCCGCCTCGAATCGCGCGTCCATTCCGGAGGTTGTCGATACCGCAGCGATGCTGTTCGATCCCGAAGACGTGGGCGCAATGACGGTGGCCATGGAACAGATTTTGACCGACCACGACCTTCGCGAACGTCTCCGCCGCGACGGTCTCGCGCAGGCTCAACGATTCACTGCGGAACGTACGACGGGGCAGGTGATCCGCCTCATCGAGCGCGTTGCGGCCGAGGCGGCCTGA
- a CDS encoding aminotransferase DegT — protein MSVVRAGRLVQGQVVAQFERAVADWFGRRAGVAVSSGTVALELAMRAMDIRPGDEVIMPSYVCAAPWQACTRVGATPVIADIDRTTYNLDPESARRLQTTRTKAIVVPHLFGLSAETTQLAQLGIPLIEDCAQTLDAEAGGRKVGTTGLVTICSFYATKPLCAGEGGMVLSDDVLLLERVRRLREYDEALDLTAGATNAKMTELHAAIGLAQLSKLPAFMSRRRAIAARYRKAWASLPLTLPASPPERTHDYFRFVVEAQADRSGPDAGTAWLETCTQLGLHCRRPIFQPLHRYLGDAECPHSEAAARAAISIPLYPALTDKEVSRVIQLVQETCHEVAQF, from the coding sequence GTGTCCGTGGTCCGTGCCGGGCGACTCGTGCAGGGGCAGGTCGTGGCGCAGTTCGAGCGGGCGGTTGCCGACTGGTTCGGGCGAAGGGCCGGCGTCGCCGTCAGCTCAGGCACCGTTGCGCTTGAACTTGCCATGCGCGCAATGGACATCCGTCCCGGAGACGAGGTCATCATGCCGAGCTACGTATGCGCGGCGCCCTGGCAAGCCTGTACTCGTGTCGGCGCCACTCCGGTCATCGCGGACATCGATCGAACCACCTATAACCTGGATCCTGAGTCCGCGCGTCGCCTACAAACGACTCGAACCAAAGCGATCGTCGTGCCTCATCTCTTCGGCCTCTCAGCCGAGACGACCCAACTCGCGCAACTCGGCATCCCGTTGATCGAGGACTGCGCTCAAACATTGGACGCGGAAGCAGGAGGGCGAAAGGTCGGCACCACCGGACTGGTCACGATCTGTTCATTTTATGCCACCAAACCCTTATGTGCAGGGGAAGGTGGCATGGTCCTCTCCGACGACGTCCTGCTTCTGGAGCGCGTTCGACGCCTACGCGAATACGACGAGGCTTTGGATCTGACCGCCGGAGCCACGAACGCGAAAATGACCGAGCTTCATGCTGCGATCGGCTTGGCGCAGCTCTCGAAACTGCCGGCGTTCATGAGCAGACGACGGGCGATTGCGGCACGGTACCGTAAGGCCTGGGCATCGCTCCCCTTGACCCTGCCAGCATCACCGCCGGAGCGAACACACGATTACTTTCGCTTCGTCGTGGAGGCACAGGCGGACAGGTCCGGCCCCGATGCCGGAACCGCGTGGCTTGAGACCTGCACCCAGCTGGGGCTCCACTGCCGCCGGCCGATTTTTCAACCGTTGCATCGCTACCTCGGCGACGCCGAGTGCCCGCACAGCGAAGCAGCGGCACGAGCGGCGATCTCGATACCCCTCTATCCGG